Proteins encoded by one window of Dietzia sp. B32:
- a CDS encoding type 1 glutamine amidotransferase, with amino-acid sequence MTTQDPRNAGGRDAGASASPLDTVAADSARPTESTVRIGLVLPDVMGTYGDDGNSLVLRQRLRWRGYDAEIVRITLEDEVPDSCDLYTVGGGEDAAQKLASRHLSASPGLQRAVERGAPVLAICAGMQVFGEWFVVSDGSRAPGLGLLDVTTTPQASRSIGELVVAPQVAGLTQPLTGFENHMGATVLGPDATPLGRVTSGVGNGVPAGQQVPAGGLVEGVVQGSIIATYMHGPALARNPELADLLLCRALGVDSLPPVEVPAVEQLRRERIAAARR; translated from the coding sequence ATGACTACTCAGGACCCGCGCAACGCCGGGGGCCGCGACGCCGGCGCCTCGGCCTCACCGCTGGACACCGTCGCCGCGGACTCGGCCCGGCCCACCGAGTCGACCGTGCGGATCGGCCTAGTCCTGCCGGACGTCATGGGTACCTACGGCGACGACGGCAACTCGTTGGTCCTGCGCCAGCGCCTGAGGTGGCGCGGATACGACGCCGAGATCGTGCGCATCACCCTGGAGGACGAGGTCCCCGACTCGTGCGACCTCTACACCGTGGGCGGCGGCGAGGACGCGGCGCAGAAGCTGGCGTCCCGGCACCTGTCCGCGTCGCCGGGGCTGCAGCGGGCGGTGGAGCGCGGCGCGCCGGTCCTGGCGATCTGTGCCGGGATGCAGGTGTTCGGCGAGTGGTTCGTGGTCTCCGACGGTTCCCGTGCGCCCGGCCTCGGCCTGCTGGACGTCACCACGACGCCGCAGGCCTCCCGCTCGATCGGCGAGTTGGTGGTGGCGCCGCAGGTCGCGGGCCTGACGCAGCCGCTGACGGGCTTCGAGAACCACATGGGCGCCACTGTCCTGGGCCCGGACGCCACCCCGCTGGGCCGCGTGACCTCCGGGGTCGGCAACGGCGTCCCGGCCGGCCAGCAGGTCCCCGCCGGCGGGCTGGTCGAGGGCGTGGTGCAGGGGTCGATCATCGCCACCTACATGCACGGGCCGGCGCTGGCCCGCAATCCCGAGCTGGCCGACCTCCTGCTGTGCCGCGCGCTGGGGGTGGACTCGCTGCCGCCGGTCGAGGTCCCGGCGGTCGAGCAGCTGCGCCGCGAGCGGATCGCGGCCGCCCGGCGCTGA
- a CDS encoding APC family permease codes for MSTSSEATGPSGVPAVTGPDRTTGQPPLKRVLGPGLLLLFIVGDILGTGIYALTGKVAGEVGGAVWLPFLVAFAVALLTAGSYLELVTKYPRAGGAAVYTHRAFRVHFLTFLVTFTVMASGLTSASSAAIAFAGNLNEAFGLDMASGTWPLIGIALLFMTALAVVNLRGVAESVRLNVVLTCVELSGLLIIIAIGAWAISQGQGDFSRAGQLTVGEGQSPFRAVTAATALAFFALVGFEDSVNMAEETRNPVKIFPRVMLIGLTLTGVVYILVAIASVTLVSPEDLGEGETPLLKVVAAGAPAFPVWVFAFITMFAVANSALINMLMASRLLYGMAHEQVLPPVLGRVLRERRTPWVAILFTTVIAFGLIAFADLATLGGTTSLLLLAVFTVTNVAVLVLRRDTAGHRHFRVPTVIPVLGAVCCAFLVSPLSGRASEDYRVAGVLLVVGVGLWAVYWVVRRALD; via the coding sequence ATGTCCACCTCGTCAGAAGCCACAGGCCCGTCGGGCGTCCCGGCCGTCACCGGCCCGGACCGGACCACCGGTCAGCCGCCGCTGAAGCGGGTGCTGGGTCCCGGACTGCTGCTGTTGTTCATCGTCGGCGACATCCTCGGCACCGGCATCTACGCCCTCACCGGGAAGGTGGCCGGAGAGGTCGGCGGGGCCGTGTGGCTGCCGTTCCTCGTCGCGTTCGCCGTGGCGCTGCTCACCGCGGGCAGCTACCTCGAACTCGTCACCAAGTACCCGCGGGCCGGTGGCGCGGCCGTGTACACCCACCGCGCCTTCAGGGTGCACTTCCTCACCTTCCTCGTCACGTTCACGGTCATGGCCTCGGGTCTGACCTCGGCGTCGTCGGCGGCCATCGCGTTCGCGGGCAATCTCAACGAGGCGTTCGGCCTCGACATGGCGTCTGGGACCTGGCCGTTGATCGGCATCGCCCTGCTGTTCATGACCGCCCTCGCCGTCGTCAACCTCCGCGGCGTCGCCGAATCCGTGCGCCTCAACGTGGTGTTGACCTGTGTGGAGCTGTCCGGACTGCTCATCATCATCGCGATCGGCGCGTGGGCGATCAGCCAGGGACAGGGCGACTTCTCCCGCGCCGGTCAGCTCACCGTCGGCGAGGGCCAGAGCCCGTTCCGCGCCGTCACCGCCGCCACCGCGTTGGCGTTCTTCGCGCTGGTCGGCTTCGAGGACTCGGTGAACATGGCCGAGGAGACCAGGAACCCGGTGAAGATCTTCCCCAGGGTCATGCTCATCGGGCTCACGCTGACCGGGGTGGTCTACATCCTCGTGGCGATCGCCTCGGTGACCCTGGTCAGCCCGGAGGACCTCGGCGAGGGCGAGACCCCCCTGCTCAAGGTGGTCGCGGCGGGCGCGCCCGCGTTCCCGGTGTGGGTCTTCGCGTTCATCACCATGTTCGCCGTGGCCAACTCCGCGCTGATCAACATGCTCATGGCCTCGCGCCTGCTGTACGGCATGGCCCACGAGCAGGTACTGCCCCCGGTCCTGGGCCGGGTACTGCGCGAACGCCGGACCCCCTGGGTGGCGATCCTGTTCACCACCGTGATCGCGTTCGGCCTCATCGCGTTCGCCGACCTCGCCACCCTGGGCGGGACCACCTCACTGCTGCTGCTCGCGGTATTCACGGTGACCAACGTGGCGGTGCTGGTCCTGCGCCGCGACACCGCCGGGCACCGCCACTTCCGGGTGCCCACGGTGATCCCGGTCCTGGGGGCGGTGTGCTGCGCGTTCCTGGTCTCACCGCTGTCCGGGCGAGCGAGCGAGGACTACCGGGTCGCGGGCGTCCTGCTGGTGGTGGGCGTGGGGCTGTGGGCCGTGTACTGGGTCGTCCGCCGCGCACTCGACTGA
- a CDS encoding class A beta-lactamase-related serine hydrolase — protein sequence MPTIVPDPSDNPAVTVAGHGVHTAGSPHPARRVNVYADQPVRRREVRSDPGGDVRRYRSDTTAARLRDAPARARRRTRRRIRVAVGSYLALCLAALLGMAVTAPGATVRPSAADAPAPRGATVAPTAASAPDGRVGDPLRLVRPLPRGWVEIGPLLVTAVDDAADAGLELGVCVRAIDSPDEREVCAGDGEPRYAASVIKIAYAVGALEAWEADPSAQTPYGDLDDLLDAALTVSDNDAANLLYDLSVDGPAAPEDTDPITALNDIAERVGLAEQFHTGGAFRYEWTGDWSRVSARGSVRYLAELVRAADGRAPEGEALTSPAVARIVLDTLLEQERQWKLPDRLPSGTVANKTGETDTESHDIAVVNTASGRYAIAAIGTSAGMFNGPDEVMAELGHDVVTALGGAARF from the coding sequence ATGCCCACCATCGTCCCAGACCCCTCCGACAACCCGGCCGTCACCGTCGCAGGTCACGGTGTTCACACCGCCGGTTCCCCCCACCCGGCCCGGAGGGTTAATGTCTACGCCGATCAACCAGTCCGGCGCCGCGAGGTCCGGTCCGACCCAGGAGGCGACGTGCGGCGGTACCGGTCCGACACGACTGCGGCGCGGCTGCGCGACGCCCCGGCCCGCGCGCGGCGCCGCACCCGCCGCCGGATCCGCGTGGCAGTCGGGTCCTACCTGGCGTTGTGCCTCGCCGCGCTGCTCGGGATGGCCGTCACCGCGCCCGGCGCCACCGTCCGCCCCTCCGCCGCGGACGCGCCGGCACCCCGCGGCGCCACCGTGGCACCGACCGCCGCCTCCGCACCGGACGGCCGGGTCGGGGACCCACTGCGGCTCGTCCGGCCCCTCCCGCGGGGGTGGGTCGAGATCGGTCCCCTGCTGGTCACGGCGGTGGACGACGCCGCCGACGCCGGCCTCGAGCTCGGGGTCTGCGTGCGGGCGATCGACTCCCCCGACGAGCGCGAGGTGTGTGCGGGCGACGGCGAGCCGCGCTACGCCGCGTCGGTGATCAAGATCGCCTACGCGGTGGGCGCGCTCGAGGCGTGGGAGGCGGACCCGTCGGCGCAGACCCCCTACGGCGACCTCGACGACCTGCTCGACGCGGCGCTCACCGTCTCGGACAACGACGCGGCCAACCTCCTGTACGACCTGTCGGTGGACGGCCCCGCGGCGCCCGAGGACACCGACCCCATCACCGCGCTCAACGACATCGCCGAGCGCGTGGGCCTGGCCGAGCAATTCCACACCGGCGGCGCGTTCCGCTACGAGTGGACCGGCGACTGGAGCCGCGTCAGCGCCCGCGGCAGCGTCCGCTACCTGGCCGAACTCGTCCGCGCCGCCGACGGACGGGCACCCGAGGGCGAGGCGCTGACCTCGCCCGCCGTCGCCCGGATCGTGCTGGACACGCTGCTCGAGCAGGAACGGCAGTGGAAACTGCCCGACCGCCTGCCGTCGGGGACGGTCGCCAACAAGACCGGCGAGACCGACACCGAGTCGCACGACATCGCCGTGGTGAACACCGCCAGCGGCCGCTACGCGATCGCCGCGATCGGCACCTCGGCCGGGATGTTCAACGGCCCCGACGAGGTGATGGCCGAGCTCGGTCACGACGTGGTGACCGCCCTCGGCGGTGCGGCGCGGTTCTGA
- the leuA gene encoding 2-isopropylmalate synthase has protein sequence MNPADAFVSSSSTLTPPSKPGRADQPAWNKQRGSSMPAHRYRPFAEEVEDVSLPDRTWPDKTITHAPQWCAVDLRDGNQALIDPMSPARKRRMFDLLVRMGYKEIEVGFPSASQTDYDFVREIIEDDAIPEDVTIQVLVQCREDLIRRTFEACEGASDVIVHFYNSTSILQRKVVFRKDRDAIKKIATDAAELVTTIAKDYPDTNWRWEYSPESFTGTELAFSKEVCDAVTDVVGATPENPIILNLPATVEMATPNVYADQIEWMHRNLARRDSIILSLHPHNDRGTGVAAAELGYQAGADRIEGCLFGNGERTGNVCLVTLGMNMLTRGIDPQINFSDMDEIRRTVEYANQLRVPERHPYGGDLVFTAFSGSHQDAINKGFDALQAEADARGEDITDITWEVPYLPVDPKDEGRTYEAVIRVNSQSGKGGVAYIMKSDYGLQLPRRLQMEFSALVQSVTDSEGGEVTPKAMWDIFSTEYLDRVSPMERMSQHLVPAETDDGEDAIEAVIKWKGETRELSGSGNGPLAAFVTALNEMFDDEVRILDYSEHAMTSGDDATAAAYVEVQFGNRVFWGVGRAGSITTASLRAVVSAVNRAYADEAEGAEAIGSVEGARTWAP, from the coding sequence ATGAATCCCGCTGATGCCTTCGTCTCGTCGTCGTCGACCCTGACTCCCCCCTCCAAGCCCGGCCGTGCCGACCAGCCGGCGTGGAACAAACAGCGCGGCTCCTCGATGCCCGCGCACCGGTACCGGCCCTTCGCCGAGGAGGTCGAGGACGTCTCCCTGCCCGACCGCACCTGGCCGGACAAGACCATCACCCACGCCCCCCAGTGGTGTGCCGTGGACCTGCGCGACGGCAACCAGGCGCTGATCGACCCCATGAGCCCCGCGCGCAAGCGCCGCATGTTCGACCTGCTCGTCCGCATGGGCTACAAGGAGATCGAGGTCGGCTTCCCGTCCGCCTCGCAGACGGACTACGACTTCGTCCGCGAGATCATCGAGGACGACGCGATCCCCGAGGACGTCACCATCCAGGTGCTGGTCCAGTGCCGCGAGGACCTCATCCGTCGCACGTTCGAGGCGTGCGAGGGCGCGTCCGACGTGATCGTGCACTTCTACAACTCCACGTCGATCCTGCAGCGCAAGGTGGTCTTCCGTAAGGACCGCGACGCCATCAAGAAGATCGCCACCGACGCGGCCGAGCTGGTCACCACGATCGCCAAGGACTACCCCGACACCAACTGGCGCTGGGAGTACTCGCCCGAGTCGTTCACGGGCACCGAGCTGGCGTTCTCCAAGGAGGTCTGCGACGCGGTCACCGACGTCGTGGGCGCCACCCCGGAGAACCCGATCATCCTCAACCTGCCGGCCACCGTCGAGATGGCCACGCCCAACGTGTACGCCGACCAGATCGAGTGGATGCACCGCAACCTGGCGCGGCGCGACTCGATCATCCTGTCCCTGCACCCGCACAACGACCGCGGCACCGGCGTGGCCGCCGCCGAGCTGGGCTACCAGGCCGGCGCCGACCGCATCGAGGGCTGCCTGTTCGGCAACGGCGAGCGCACCGGCAACGTCTGCCTGGTGACGCTGGGCATGAACATGCTCACCCGCGGCATCGACCCGCAGATCAACTTCTCGGACATGGACGAGATCCGTCGCACCGTCGAGTACGCCAACCAGCTGCGCGTCCCCGAGCGGCACCCCTACGGCGGCGACCTGGTCTTCACCGCGTTCTCCGGGTCGCACCAGGACGCCATCAACAAGGGCTTCGACGCCCTGCAGGCCGAGGCCGACGCCCGCGGCGAGGACATCACCGACATCACGTGGGAGGTCCCGTACCTGCCCGTCGACCCCAAGGACGAGGGCCGCACCTACGAGGCCGTCATCCGGGTGAACTCGCAGTCCGGCAAGGGCGGCGTCGCCTACATCATGAAGAGCGACTACGGCCTGCAGCTGCCCCGGCGCCTGCAGATGGAGTTCTCCGCCCTGGTCCAGTCGGTCACCGACTCCGAGGGCGGCGAGGTCACCCCCAAGGCGATGTGGGACATCTTCTCGACGGAGTACCTGGACCGCGTCTCGCCCATGGAGCGCATGTCGCAGCACCTCGTGCCCGCTGAGACCGACGACGGCGAGGACGCCATCGAGGCCGTCATCAAGTGGAAGGGCGAGACCCGCGAACTGTCGGGGTCCGGGAACGGACCCCTCGCCGCGTTCGTCACCGCCCTGAACGAGATGTTCGACGACGAGGTACGCATCCTCGACTACTCGGAGCACGCGATGACTTCCGGGGATGACGCGACCGCAGCCGCGTACGTCGAGGTGCAGTTCGGCAACCGGGTGTTCTGGGGTGTCGGCCGGGCCGGTTCCATCACCACCGCCTCCCTGCGGGCCGTGGTGTCCGCCGTGAACCGCGCGTACGCCGACGAGGCCGAGGGCGCCGAGGCCATCGGCTCGGTGGAGGGCGCCCGCACCTGGGCCCCCTGA
- a CDS encoding MurT ligase domain-containing protein, translating into MSSRAITALTPRGRAAVAVSRLATWASRVSGRGSGGMIGGLVALKLDPGLMRQLAAGRRTVLVTGTNGKSTTTRMAASALSTVGRVASNANGDNMDAGIVSALGADRVAGLAAIEVDELHTPAVAENTAPEAIVLLNLSRDQLDRVGEINAIERRLRAGVAAQPQATVVANCDDVMITSVAYDNPSVVWVAAGSAWAGDSVSCPRTGEPISRTVDSTGAVRWRSEGTLPDGRTFERPEPDWWVDDEAIHGPDGFSAPMTLAIPGRANRGNAAQAVAAAVAMGADPAAAVRAVEQVDDVAGRYSTVDVDGRAAHLLLAKNPAGWQEALGMIDTSADGLVIAVNGQVADGVDLSWLWDVRFESFEGVPVYAAGERAADLSVRLSYAGVEHQLEPDPLTAIRRCPPGRVEVLANYTAFRDLGRAIAATGKAQTGGTQS; encoded by the coding sequence ATGAGTTCCCGCGCGATCACCGCACTCACCCCCCGCGGCCGGGCCGCCGTGGCCGTCTCCCGGTTGGCGACCTGGGCGTCCCGGGTGTCGGGGCGCGGGTCGGGCGGGATGATCGGCGGTCTGGTGGCGCTGAAGCTCGACCCGGGTCTCATGCGCCAACTCGCGGCGGGCCGCCGGACCGTGCTCGTCACGGGGACCAACGGGAAGTCGACGACGACGAGGATGGCCGCCTCCGCCCTGTCGACCGTGGGCCGGGTCGCCTCGAACGCGAACGGCGACAACATGGACGCCGGGATCGTGTCCGCTCTCGGGGCCGACCGGGTGGCCGGGTTGGCCGCCATCGAGGTCGACGAGCTCCACACGCCCGCGGTCGCGGAGAACACGGCGCCCGAGGCGATCGTCCTGCTCAACCTCAGCCGCGATCAGCTGGACAGGGTCGGGGAGATCAACGCCATCGAGCGCCGGCTGCGGGCCGGGGTGGCCGCGCAGCCGCAGGCGACGGTGGTGGCGAACTGCGACGACGTGATGATCACCTCCGTGGCGTACGACAACCCGTCCGTGGTCTGGGTGGCCGCAGGGTCCGCGTGGGCGGGCGACTCGGTGAGCTGCCCGCGCACCGGCGAACCCATCTCGCGGACGGTGGACTCCACCGGGGCCGTGCGGTGGCGGTCCGAGGGCACGCTGCCCGACGGCCGGACGTTCGAGCGGCCCGAACCGGACTGGTGGGTCGACGACGAGGCCATCCACGGGCCCGACGGGTTCAGCGCCCCCATGACTCTGGCCATCCCGGGGCGGGCCAACCGGGGCAACGCCGCGCAGGCCGTCGCCGCCGCCGTGGCGATGGGCGCCGACCCCGCCGCCGCCGTCCGGGCGGTGGAGCAGGTCGACGACGTGGCCGGACGCTACTCGACCGTCGACGTGGACGGGCGGGCCGCCCACCTGCTGTTGGCCAAGAACCCGGCCGGCTGGCAGGAGGCGCTCGGCATGATCGACACCTCCGCCGACGGCCTGGTTATCGCGGTCAACGGGCAGGTCGCCGACGGCGTGGACCTGTCGTGGTTGTGGGACGTGCGCTTCGAGAGCTTCGAGGGCGTGCCCGTGTACGCCGCGGGTGAGCGCGCCGCCGACCTGTCGGTACGGCTGAGTTACGCCGGGGTCGAGCACCAGCTGGAGCCGGACCCGCTGACCGCGATCCGCCGCTGCCCACCCGGGCGCGTGGAGGTGCTGGCCAATTACACCGCGTTCCGCGATCTGGGGCGGGCGATCGCCGCGACGGGAAAGGCTCAGACGGGAGGGACCCAGTCATGA
- a CDS encoding peptidoglycan recognition family protein, with amino-acid sequence MSVTRRGFLTAASVGVGAAVASTVRGPVAGANPFATGSLGVAQDLMQSISTGSGMIQPNGPLGYVGVTFPSAEEIAGRIRFAFPDGSVGDWLPLERLDSAPDAGSTPASELVAAPEGAVGYEVDAPAGAEATVFDDGRGTPRNYSLGSVGNFGLPIIPRAAWGAGDVAGFRWAPTYFPAQSITIHHTASAVGPDRAASVRAIYNYHANTLGWGDVGYHLLIDPEGRIYQGRGGTPVGNPVFQVPPVAGIAPPVVTGGHVGGFNNGNIGISLLGDFTGAPPTARAVGATIDCVRALCNATGINPRGGVTYRNPQGGATRPMMAVSGHRDWGGTACPGNSFYPQMQFIRDQAARGWAPTAVSSAAFGS; translated from the coding sequence ATGTCCGTGACCCGCCGTGGATTTCTCACTGCCGCCTCGGTCGGCGTGGGCGCCGCCGTCGCCTCCACCGTCCGGGGCCCCGTCGCCGGGGCCAACCCGTTCGCGACCGGCTCGCTCGGTGTAGCCCAGGACCTCATGCAGTCGATCTCCACCGGCAGCGGCATGATCCAGCCCAACGGCCCGCTCGGCTACGTGGGCGTGACGTTCCCCAGCGCCGAGGAGATCGCGGGCCGTATCCGGTTCGCGTTCCCCGACGGCTCGGTCGGCGACTGGCTCCCACTCGAGCGCCTGGACTCCGCCCCTGATGCCGGCAGCACGCCCGCGTCCGAGCTCGTGGCCGCGCCCGAGGGCGCCGTCGGATACGAGGTCGATGCCCCCGCGGGTGCGGAGGCGACCGTGTTCGACGACGGCCGCGGCACCCCGCGCAACTACAGCCTCGGCAGCGTGGGCAACTTCGGCCTGCCCATCATCCCGCGCGCGGCATGGGGTGCCGGTGACGTCGCGGGCTTCCGCTGGGCGCCCACCTACTTCCCGGCGCAGTCCATCACGATCCACCACACGGCCTCGGCGGTCGGCCCGGACCGTGCGGCCAGCGTCCGGGCGATCTACAACTACCACGCCAACACCCTGGGCTGGGGCGATGTCGGGTACCACCTGCTCATCGACCCCGAGGGCCGGATCTACCAGGGTCGCGGCGGCACGCCCGTCGGCAACCCGGTCTTCCAGGTCCCGCCGGTCGCCGGGATCGCTCCCCCGGTCGTCACCGGTGGCCACGTGGGCGGATTCAACAACGGCAACATCGGTATCAGCCTTCTCGGCGACTTCACCGGCGCCCCGCCGACCGCCCGCGCCGTGGGCGCGACCATCGACTGCGTCCGCGCGCTGTGCAATGCCACCGGCATCAACCCGCGTGGTGGCGTCACCTACCGCAACCCGCAGGGTGGGGCCACCCGGCCGATGATGGCCGTCTCCGGCCACCGCGACTGGGGCGGGACCGCCTGCCCGGGCAACTCGTTCTACCCGCAGATGCAATTCATCCGCGACCAGGCCGCGCGGGGTTGGGCCCCGACCGCCGTCTCCTCGGCGGCCTTCGGCTCCTGA
- a CDS encoding aspartate aminotransferase family protein — MPAPQNAAAREVYEKERAHVLTPWSAWGSTDPMVVTAAEGCYLTDGDDNRLLDFTSQLVNTNIGHQHPVVVKAIQDQAAELCTINPAHANAARAEAARLVAEVAPAGMNRVFFTNAGTEAVEHAIRMARRHTGRHKTLSAFRSYHGATTTSMNLTGDTRRWANDMGNTGAVHFHAPFLYRSQFYAENDKQECDRALEHLDSLIGLEGPDHFAALIIESVPGTVGIMVPPADYLRGVREICDKYGIVMICDEVMSGFGRTGEWLALDNFRSGDDDWAPDLITFAKGSNSGYVPLGGVILHDRIAASFETTPYTGGLTYAGHPLACASVVATINLMRDEKIVENARMIGEDVIGPRLRELAEKHPSIGEVRGLGVFWAVEMVADRETREPLAPYGGSSEAMARTFAAAKKDGLLLFMNYNRFHVVPPCIITPDEANEGLDIFDRALDVADSYVRS, encoded by the coding sequence GTGCCCGCACCCCAGAACGCTGCAGCCCGTGAGGTCTACGAGAAGGAACGCGCCCACGTCCTGACCCCGTGGTCCGCGTGGGGTTCGACCGACCCGATGGTCGTCACCGCGGCCGAGGGCTGCTACCTCACCGACGGTGACGACAACCGACTGCTCGACTTCACCTCGCAGCTGGTCAACACCAACATCGGTCACCAGCACCCCGTGGTCGTGAAGGCCATCCAGGACCAGGCCGCCGAGCTGTGCACCATCAACCCGGCGCACGCCAACGCCGCCCGCGCCGAGGCCGCCCGCCTGGTCGCCGAGGTCGCGCCCGCCGGGATGAACCGCGTCTTCTTCACCAACGCCGGAACCGAGGCGGTGGAGCACGCCATCCGCATGGCCCGCCGCCACACGGGCCGCCACAAGACCCTCTCGGCGTTCCGCAGCTACCACGGCGCCACCACCACCTCGATGAACCTCACCGGCGACACCCGCCGCTGGGCCAACGACATGGGCAACACCGGTGCCGTGCACTTCCACGCCCCGTTCCTCTACCGCTCGCAGTTCTACGCCGAGAACGACAAGCAGGAATGCGACCGGGCGCTCGAGCACCTCGACTCGCTCATCGGGCTCGAGGGCCCGGACCACTTCGCGGCCCTGATCATCGAGTCGGTTCCCGGCACCGTCGGCATCATGGTGCCGCCCGCGGACTACCTGCGCGGCGTGCGCGAGATCTGCGACAAGTACGGGATCGTCATGATCTGCGACGAGGTCATGTCCGGCTTCGGCCGCACCGGCGAGTGGCTCGCGCTGGACAACTTCCGCTCCGGAGACGACGACTGGGCGCCCGACCTCATCACCTTCGCCAAGGGCTCCAACTCCGGCTACGTCCCGCTCGGCGGCGTCATCCTGCACGACCGGATCGCCGCGTCCTTCGAGACGACGCCCTACACCGGTGGCCTCACCTACGCCGGGCACCCGCTGGCCTGCGCCTCAGTCGTCGCGACGATCAATCTCATGCGCGACGAGAAGATCGTCGAGAACGCGCGCATGATCGGCGAGGACGTCATCGGCCCGCGCCTGCGGGAGCTGGCGGAGAAGCACCCGTCGATCGGCGAGGTCCGCGGCCTCGGCGTGTTCTGGGCCGTCGAGATGGTGGCCGACCGCGAGACACGCGAGCCCCTCGCCCCCTACGGTGGGTCCTCAGAGGCCATGGCGCGCACGTTCGCCGCGGCCAAGAAGGACGGTCTGCTGCTGTTCATGAACTACAACCGTTTCCACGTGGTGCCGCCGTGCATCATCACGCCGGACGAGGCCAACGAGGGCCTCGACATCTTCGACCGCGCGCTCGACGTGGCCGACTCGTACGTGAGGAGCTGA
- a CDS encoding exonuclease domain-containing protein produces MTGWVVVDVETSGMTPAVDRVLSVAAVVIDDDGEVVEEFATLLNPGVDPGPVHVHGLTPALLAGKPRFPDVAAELDRVLDGRTVVAHNAAFDASFLAAEARRAGLAAPLEQFLCTLDFAGRLHLSTADLKLSTLAAHFGVEQRAAHDAHDDALVLAGVFAGLLEVARGKDVRPRVRELDAMVAHPETGYLVPAVWAEALAAPRLWRPAGRLKRGGGLVQGMEVVFTQDVDRDPEEIVGLVVDAGLYVADRISSRTSLAVCDAPGAVRGRTAFARKKGLELVPYARFEEMLADVAPGRPVAGAQAVDSAQEALF; encoded by the coding sequence ATGACAGGGTGGGTGGTTGTGGACGTCGAGACGTCAGGGATGACGCCGGCGGTCGACCGCGTGTTGTCGGTGGCGGCGGTGGTGATCGACGACGACGGCGAGGTGGTCGAGGAGTTCGCGACCCTGCTCAATCCGGGGGTCGACCCGGGGCCGGTCCACGTGCACGGTCTCACCCCGGCGCTGCTGGCGGGCAAACCACGCTTCCCGGACGTGGCCGCCGAGTTGGACCGGGTGCTCGACGGGCGGACAGTGGTCGCCCACAACGCCGCCTTCGACGCGTCGTTCCTCGCGGCCGAGGCCCGCCGCGCAGGACTCGCCGCGCCGCTCGAGCAGTTCCTGTGCACCCTGGACTTCGCCGGTCGGCTGCACCTGTCCACCGCCGACCTCAAGCTCTCGACGCTCGCCGCGCACTTCGGGGTGGAGCAGCGGGCCGCGCACGACGCCCACGACGACGCGCTGGTGCTGGCCGGGGTGTTCGCCGGGCTGCTCGAGGTGGCCCGGGGCAAGGACGTCCGGCCCAGGGTGCGCGAACTCGACGCGATGGTGGCCCATCCCGAGACCGGTTACCTGGTCCCCGCGGTGTGGGCCGAGGCGCTCGCCGCCCCGAGACTGTGGCGGCCGGCGGGACGTCTGAAGCGCGGTGGTGGTCTGGTGCAGGGCATGGAGGTGGTCTTCACGCAGGACGTGGACCGCGACCCGGAGGAGATCGTAGGCCTCGTCGTCGACGCCGGCCTCTACGTGGCCGATCGCATCTCGTCCCGTACGTCCCTGGCGGTGTGCGACGCGCCCGGCGCGGTGCGCGGCCGGACCGCGTTCGCCCGCAAGAAGGGTCTCGAGTTGGTGCCGTACGCGCGGTTCGAGGAGATGCTCGCCGACGTCGCCCCCGGTCGGCCCGTCGCCGGAGCCCAGGCCGTGGACAGCGCCCAGGAGGCCCTCTTCTAG
- a CDS encoding phage holin family protein, producing MALVLRLIVNAVALWVATLIVPGITLHEISGAAAPDAGAIENEVNVPTITALLVVAVVFTLVNAVIKPIVQLLSLPLTILTLGLFLLVVNALMLMLTGWITTTFQPFGAEYVVSGFWAAFFGAIVIGLVNWVLGMLVPSRARD from the coding sequence ATGGCGCTGGTACTGAGGCTGATCGTCAACGCCGTCGCCCTGTGGGTGGCGACGCTGATCGTGCCGGGGATCACCCTGCACGAGATCTCCGGGGCCGCCGCCCCCGATGCCGGCGCCATCGAGAACGAGGTGAACGTTCCCACCATCACGGCGCTGCTCGTCGTCGCCGTGGTGTTCACGCTGGTCAACGCGGTGATCAAACCGATCGTGCAGCTGCTGTCGCTGCCGCTGACGATCCTCACCCTCGGCCTGTTCCTGCTGGTGGTCAACGCGCTGATGCTCATGCTCACGGGCTGGATCACCACCACGTTCCAGCCGTTCGGCGCCGAGTACGTGGTCAGCGGGTTCTGGGCGGCCTTCTTCGGCGCGATTGTGATCGGCCTGGTGAACTGGGTCCTCGGGATGCTCGTCCCGTCCCGCGCCCGCGACTGA